The Natrinema caseinilyticum genomic sequence GTTGTCGCGGACGCCGATCAGCCGACCGACGAGGTCCTCGGTGGCACGGTCTTTGATCTGCTGTTGGCGTTTTTTCGCTCGTTTCTTGTAGTTCTGAAAGTCGGCTTGCTTGCGCTTCAGGCGGCTCTGTAACTCCTCGACCTCCGATTCGTATTCATCGAGTCGCTCGTCGCGCTCGGCTAAGGCCTGTTCGTACTCCTCCAGTTCGTCCTGTAACTCGCCGATCGTCTCCGCCTGGGACTCGATGCGCTCCTCGAGATCCTCGAGTTCCTCGCGCTGGTGTTTGACGGTGCCGTTCAGCGAGCGCGCCTCCTCCACGATCGAGTTGACCTTGTGTGCGAGTTTGTCGTCGTACTCGGTGACTCGGTCGAGGACCCGCTGGACGTCGTCACTCGTCTCAGGTGCCTGCCCGGTCGAACCGCCGTCGTCGTCGGCTGTCGGACCGGTCTCGGGCGCGGCTCCGCTGTTGTCGTCGGCAGGTTCTGCACTCGAGTCGGCGCCCGTCGCCGCGGGCTCCGAGTCGGAGTCGCTCGAGTCCGGAGTCGGTTCCGATTCCTCGTCCATCGACTCCTCGGGAGGTACGTCAGCCGTCTCGCCGTCGTCGGATTCCTCCGCTGACGGGACACCCTGGGCGGACGCGTTCGTTCCCTCGTCTTCGCTCATGTGGGGGTCAACGAACAGCGATAATAAAAGGGTTGAGGTCCGGGGGTGTCGCGGAGGGATCGATCGGTCGGGACGGACACATCGAACCCTCGGCGGAACGGAACCCGAACGGAGGCGGTGGAACCGTCGTCGAGGGCCGGAATACGATCGCCGGATCCGACCGGTATATGTACGTCCTGAACTGAATGTGACCCGTGACACCGGCGTTACCCGACGGCTCGAGCGCGGTCGAACTCCGGTACCAAGACGGGACGATCCGGATCGACGGCCTCGCGGAATCGTCAGTTTCCCCGTCCGCGATTCGGACCGCGGTTCCCGACCTCGAGGCCGATTCGCGAACCGGCGGCTGGCGCGCCCCCGCAATGTGTTATGCCGACCTGCGGGCCGCCCTCGACGACCTAGACGCTGCGATCGACGACCGAGTCCTCGACCTCGCGTCCGTTCCAGACCTGCAATCCGCCTACGAACTCCGCGACTATCAGGCGACGGCACTCGAGGCCTGGCTCGAAACCGATCGCTGGCTCGATTGCACCGGTCCGGGGTCGGTCCGCCGAGCGCCCGCCGGCGTCCTCGAACTCCCGACTGGCAGCGGCAAGACGGTCATCGCGCTGTCGGCGATCGAACGGCTCGCCGTGCCGACGCTCGTCGTGGTTCCAACGATCGATCTGCTCGAGCAGTGGGAAGGCGAACTCGAACGCGAATTCGGCCGGCCGATCGGCCGCTTCGGCGGGGGCGAACAGCGACTCGAGCCGATCACCGTCTCGACGTACGATTCGGCCTATCTGAAAGCGGATTCGGTCGGCGACCGGTTCGCGTGCGTGGTCTTCGACGAGGTTCACCATCTGGGTGCCGAGGGCTACCGCGACATCGCACGACTGCTCGCCGCCCCTGCGCGCCTGGGCGTGACCGCGACCTTCGAACGACCCGACGGCGAACACGACGCGGTCGAGGAGATCGTCGGTCCGCTGGTCCACCGCGTCGACGTGGAGACGTTGGCCGGCGATCACCTGGCCGAGTACGATATCAAACGACTCGAGGTCTCGCTCTCCCCCGCCGAGCGCGAGGAGTACGAGCGAAAACAGGACGTGTTCACGAGCTACCTGGCGAAGTCGAACATCGACATGCGCAGCGGGTCGGACTACCAGGCCCTCGTCAAGCGATCGGGGAACGATCCAGAGGCGCGCGAGGCGTTGCTCGCTCGCCAGCGCGCACGCGAAGTAATGCTCGGAAGCGAGGCCAAACTCGAGGCGCTCGCCGAGATCTTGGACGACCACCGCGGCGACCGAGTCATCATCTTTACGGCCCACAACGACCTTGCGTACGACGTTAGCGAGCGGTTCTTGATTCCGACGATCACCCACCAGACGGACGCCGTCGTCGCGGACGGGCGGACGGAACGCGACTACGTTCTGGACGCCTTCCGAGACGGCGAGTACACGAGGCTCGTCACGACGAACGTGCTCAACGAGGGCATCGACGTTCCGGAGGCCAGCGTCGGCGTCGTCCTTTCGGGGACGGGGAGCGAGCGCGAATTCAGGCAGCGCCTCGGTCGGATCCTTCGCCCGAACGCGGACGGCGGCCGTGCAACGCTCTACGAGATCGTCTCCTCGGATACCGGTGAAGAGCGGATCGCGAATCGACGTCGTGAGTGACCGCCGGGTGTCCCAGTCGGCCGTCGCTGACCGTCGACGTGGCTGTCCGGTTCGGCAGGGACGATGTCGAGGACCGTCTCACAGGGAGCAGTCGCCGCCGGTATCGAGACCGGTCTCCCCGGAGAGCGGCCGCTGCCACTCTCGGGTGCGTTCGTTCGGCTCTCGGCCCTGAGGTCGCTCAGTTCGAAACCGGCTTCGTCCCAGTCCCTTCGTGGGAACACGCGAGGTGCCGTGCGACTTCTGCGTGCGAGTGATTCCCGACGAGATGGTCCTCGAGCGTCCGATCCAGTTCCAGTACGTCCCTGCAGATCGGACATTCGACCGGTGGGGTGAACGCCATTCCTTCTTCGTCGTCCGCCCGTCCGAGGGAAAGCGATACAGCATGCATGTGCCCGCCGATCGGTCGTCTCGCGGTGACGATAGCCGCCCCCTAGGTCGAACCGGTCTCGGCCGCTCGAGTGTCCCGCTCGGGAACGCGCACGCGCCGGAGATCCCAGCACGTCACCGTCCGGGTGACTTTTGACGCTCCCACGCCGACTTCAGGGAGATGCTGACGAAGGACCTGCTGCGCATCTCGCGGGCCGGCGGCGGGTACCACCCCCAGTTCGCCGGCCGCGAAAAGCGACCGCTCGCGGCCCGCGTTATCGGGACGTACCAGGGTCACGTCGGTGAGGCGCGCGCGAACCTGGAGGAGGCGCTGACGGCCCTCGAACGCGAGGCCGACGATTTCAAGCTCGTCCGCGGGCTGGCGGCGCTGCTCGAGCGGGAGGCGACGTTCGAGACGGAGACGGCAATCGAGCCCGAACGGGCGCGCCGAGCCGTGTTCGACGCTGCCGAGGCGGTCGGCGTCGTCAGCGAAGACGAACGCGCGATGGCGTTCATCCGCGCGAGCGAAGCGCTCGGCGTGTCCGCCGACGACCTCGAGACCGCGCTGTACGCCGACCTGGAGGAACGCCAGACGTTGACTGCGGTCGACTCGCGGTGGGATCCGTCCGAACTGATCGCCCAGTACAACCTGTCGCTCGCCCAGACGGCGCTGTTCGACGCGACCGAACTTCGAGTGCGCTCGAGCGATCCGAAGGCGCTGATTTCGGCGATCAAGCGACTGCGGCTGATGTACGAAATTCACCGGCGTTCGGACCAGGCCGAAACCGAGGGGACGGGTGGCTCGGAGCGCGAAGTCGTCGTCACGGGACCGACCCACCTCTTCCGCGCGACGCGGCGGTACGGCACCCGTTTCGCGCGACTGCTGCGAACGGTCGCGGGCGCCCGCGAGTGGCATCTCGAGGCGACGATAGACGATCGCGGCACGGAACGGACGCTCGAGTTGTCCCACGAGGATCCCGTCGCGGTTCCCGACGCGGAGCCGGTTACTGACGTGACCTTCGACAGCGGCGTCGAAGCCGATTTCGCCGCTCGATTTTCCGGGCTGGACCTCGACTGGGACCTCGTGCGGGAGCCGGAGCCGCTCGCGACGGGCACGCGCGTGATGATACCAGATTTCGCCTTCGAGTACGATCCAGCGGGTGCGGCCACCGGCGGCGCTTCGACCCCGTCCGACGGAGCAGCGCGGGAGTTTCGCGTGTATTTCGAAATTATGGGATTCTGGACGCCCGAGTACGTCGCGAAGAAACTCGCCCAGCTCGCCGACCTCGAGGACGTCGATATGCTGGTCGCCGTCGACGAGTCCCTGGGGGTCGGCGAGGAGATCGCAGCCCGCGACCACAGGGCGATCCCCTATTCGGGGACGGTACGGGTCAAGGACGTCGCCGACGTCCTCGGGGAGTACGAGCGACAACTGGTGGCCCAGAGCGCGGCCCGACTCCCCGAGGAACTTTGCCCCCGAGAGGCCGCCATCACGGTGGACGCGCTGGCCGCTCGCCACGGCGTGAGCCCCGACGCCCTCACGGACAAATCGTTCCCCGAACACGAACGGGTCGGTCGCACGTTGATTCGATCCGCCACCCTCGAGTCGCTCGCCGACGAGGTCGAATCCGGGATGGCGCTTTCGGACGCCCAGGCGATGTTCGACGAACACGACATCACCGACTCGAGCGCGATCCTCTCCCGACTGGGCTACCGCGTCGAGTGGGAGGGACTCGCCGGCGGGACGATCGTGGAGCGGTAACTACCTACCCGAACACCTTAGACGTCCCGCCGACGTTGGCCCCGGTATGAACGTCCTTCTCGTGGGCGGCGGTGGAACGATCGGGAGCACCGTCGCGTACACGCTCACGGCGCAGTATCCGGCGGCGACGGTTACGCTCGCCGACCCGCGAACCGACGTCGCCGACGCCCACGCGATCGACCTCCGTCACTCGCTCTGTCACGTGGCCCACGCTGCGGGTCGGCCATCGTTCGGCGACGAGCGCCCGGGAACCGTCACGACGATCGATCCGAGCGC encodes the following:
- the grpE gene encoding nucleotide exchange factor GrpE, translated to MSEDEGTNASAQGVPSAEESDDGETADVPPEESMDEESEPTPDSSDSDSEPAATGADSSAEPADDNSGAAPETGPTADDDGGSTGQAPETSDDVQRVLDRVTEYDDKLAHKVNSIVEEARSLNGTVKHQREELEDLEERIESQAETIGELQDELEEYEQALAERDERLDEYESEVEELQSRLKRKQADFQNYKKRAKKRQQQIKDRATEDLVGRLIGVRDNLKRALEEESGDAESLQQGVEMTLREFDRILEDENVSEIDPDPGVETDPQRHEVMMRVESALPEGTVADVYTPGYEMGDKVIQNAQVTVSNGDLEEDAQAEAAGADGAAETDASVEGDDAVDESEPTEPTGDGGKKRG
- a CDS encoding DEAD/DEAH box helicase family protein, whose product is MTPALPDGSSAVELRYQDGTIRIDGLAESSVSPSAIRTAVPDLEADSRTGGWRAPAMCYADLRAALDDLDAAIDDRVLDLASVPDLQSAYELRDYQATALEAWLETDRWLDCTGPGSVRRAPAGVLELPTGSGKTVIALSAIERLAVPTLVVVPTIDLLEQWEGELEREFGRPIGRFGGGEQRLEPITVSTYDSAYLKADSVGDRFACVVFDEVHHLGAEGYRDIARLLAAPARLGVTATFERPDGEHDAVEEIVGPLVHRVDVETLAGDHLAEYDIKRLEVSLSPAEREEYERKQDVFTSYLAKSNIDMRSGSDYQALVKRSGNDPEAREALLARQRAREVMLGSEAKLEALAEILDDHRGDRVIIFTAHNDLAYDVSERFLIPTITHQTDAVVADGRTERDYVLDAFRDGEYTRLVTTNVLNEGIDVPEASVGVVLSGTGSEREFRQRLGRILRPNADGGRATLYEIVSSDTGEERIANRRRE
- a CDS encoding DUF790 family protein, producing MLTKDLLRISRAGGGYHPQFAGREKRPLAARVIGTYQGHVGEARANLEEALTALEREADDFKLVRGLAALLEREATFETETAIEPERARRAVFDAAEAVGVVSEDERAMAFIRASEALGVSADDLETALYADLEERQTLTAVDSRWDPSELIAQYNLSLAQTALFDATELRVRSSDPKALISAIKRLRLMYEIHRRSDQAETEGTGGSEREVVVTGPTHLFRATRRYGTRFARLLRTVAGAREWHLEATIDDRGTERTLELSHEDPVAVPDAEPVTDVTFDSGVEADFAARFSGLDLDWDLVREPEPLATGTRVMIPDFAFEYDPAGAATGGASTPSDGAAREFRVYFEIMGFWTPEYVAKKLAQLADLEDVDMLVAVDESLGVGEEIAARDHRAIPYSGTVRVKDVADVLGEYERQLVAQSAARLPEELCPREAAITVDALAARHGVSPDALTDKSFPEHERVGRTLIRSATLESLADEVESGMALSDAQAMFDEHDITDSSAILSRLGYRVEWEGLAGGTIVER